A genomic region of Desulfomonile tiedjei contains the following coding sequences:
- a CDS encoding cobalamin B12-binding domain-containing protein translates to MRSTPRILLAKPGLDGHDRGAKVIAHALKDAGLEVIYTGLHQTVEMIVHAAIQEDVDVIGLSIMSGAHLPICRKLLGLLKEKGADDIMVVVGGVIPGPDIPLLKEMGVAAVFPGGSDIDAPAEFISQRLGSPTPRS, encoded by the coding sequence GTGAGAAGTACACCGCGTATACTTCTTGCCAAACCAGGCCTGGACGGTCATGACCGGGGGGCAAAGGTCATAGCCCATGCCCTGAAAGATGCAGGATTAGAAGTTATCTACACCGGACTTCACCAAACTGTAGAAATGATCGTACACGCCGCAATCCAGGAAGACGTGGATGTGATCGGACTATCGATCATGTCCGGCGCCCATTTGCCGATTTGCCGAAAACTGCTGGGCCTCCTCAAGGAAAAGGGGGCCGACGACATCATGGTCGTTGTGGGCGGAGTTATTCCGGGGCCGGACATCCCTTTGCTGAAGGAAATGGGAGTGGCCGCCGTGTTCCCGGGCGGATCGGACATAGACGCGCCGGCTGAGTTTATCAGCCAAAGGCTCGGCTCCCCCACCCCCCGATCTTAA